One window of the Archangium primigenium genome contains the following:
- a CDS encoding DUF4255 domain-containing protein, which translates to MTLKELLRCELPGNLLDSALQVFIGFATPDDRFPPASFQLPGINLFLYDVQENVSLRHPETHSERQDNGSVLIQHAPAWVDCHYMVTAHGRDGAQTPEADEHLLLGEALRVLMRHRRLPSECLQGSLKGRPLLPRTSVIPPESLRHGMELWNALRGKPRPSFHYTVTLPVEVMAPKVAEHTVRESVVNLDFKRQT; encoded by the coding sequence ATGACCCTCAAGGAACTGCTCCGGTGTGAGCTGCCTGGCAACCTGCTGGATTCCGCCCTCCAGGTGTTCATCGGCTTCGCGACTCCGGACGATCGCTTTCCGCCCGCCAGCTTCCAACTGCCTGGCATCAACCTGTTCCTCTACGACGTCCAGGAGAACGTGAGTCTGAGACATCCCGAGACCCACTCGGAGCGTCAGGACAACGGCTCCGTGCTCATCCAGCATGCCCCCGCCTGGGTGGACTGCCATTACATGGTGACCGCCCATGGGCGGGATGGTGCCCAGACCCCCGAGGCGGACGAACACCTCCTCTTGGGCGAAGCGCTCCGGGTACTGATGCGCCACCGCAGACTTCCCTCGGAGTGCTTGCAAGGAAGTCTCAAGGGACGACCCCTGTTGCCCCGCACCAGCGTCATCCCTCCGGAATCCCTGCGCCACGGCATGGAACTGTGGAACGCACTGAGAGGCAAGCCTCGTCCCTCATTCCACTACACCGTGACCCTCCCCGTCGAGGTGATGGCTCCGAAGGTCGCCGAACACACCGTGCGCGAGTCCGTCGTGAATCTGGACTTTAAACGCCAAACCTGA
- a CDS encoding phage tail sheath C-terminal domain-containing protein: protein MHAVYGFFNNGGTRCYVSRLPDSTKLDEVLAVFAAIDELAIVVSPGNTDRNQVDKLVKHCENLGDRFAVLDGPEEGDNSAAPTFDGDSMPTSSHFGAMYHPWLQVFDPELKQGEGKEMKTGAPRFVPPSGHVAGIYARVDATRGVHKAPANEIVYGALGLRWRVNTETQGVLNEKGINCIRDMNGDIRVWGARTFDPNSTEFRYINVRRLFSYLNDSLRVGLQWTVFEPNNADLWARITRNVTSFLTTVWASGALFGSSPEEAFYVKCDAETNPPDQRDLGRVVTEIGVAIVRPAEFVIIRLGQWNGPAK from the coding sequence GTGCACGCCGTCTACGGTTTTTTCAACAATGGTGGCACACGCTGCTACGTCAGCCGTTTGCCGGATTCTACCAAACTGGATGAGGTACTCGCGGTGTTCGCGGCCATCGATGAACTCGCCATCGTGGTTTCGCCCGGAAACACGGACCGAAACCAAGTAGACAAACTGGTAAAGCATTGTGAAAATCTGGGAGATCGATTCGCTGTGCTCGATGGCCCGGAGGAGGGAGACAACAGCGCGGCTCCGACCTTCGACGGAGACTCGATGCCGACATCGTCGCATTTCGGCGCCATGTATCATCCGTGGCTCCAGGTCTTCGACCCGGAGTTGAAGCAAGGTGAGGGCAAGGAGATGAAGACGGGGGCCCCCCGCTTCGTTCCACCCTCCGGGCACGTGGCTGGCATCTACGCCCGAGTGGACGCGACTCGCGGCGTACACAAGGCGCCAGCCAACGAGATCGTGTACGGAGCCCTGGGGTTGCGCTGGCGCGTCAATACGGAGACCCAGGGCGTCCTCAACGAAAAAGGCATCAACTGCATCCGCGACATGAACGGCGACATCCGGGTGTGGGGCGCACGCACGTTCGACCCCAACAGCACGGAGTTCAGATACATCAATGTTCGCCGCTTGTTCAGCTACCTGAACGATTCACTGCGCGTGGGCTTGCAGTGGACGGTGTTCGAGCCGAACAACGCCGATCTCTGGGCGCGCATCACGCGCAACGTCACGAGTTTCCTCACCACCGTGTGGGCCTCGGGGGCGCTGTTTGGCAGCAGTCCCGAGGAAGCTTTCTACGTGAAGTGCGACGCGGAAACCAACCCGCCAGATCAGCGCGATCTGGGACGCGTCGTCACGGAGATCGGCGTCGCCATCGTGCGACCCGCCGAGTTCGTCATCATCCGGCTCGGCCAGTGGAACGGTCCGGCCAAGTAG
- a CDS encoding DUF3060 domain-containing protein — MVKSIRTAAFLVVVGLGATAGAQGGIQVGSNGEVKVGTGSSGVQVGPGGDVSVRSPGAQIEVDAPRESSRRGEGTSRKTGAQVHLSGTGQKQNVTCEDGGEVKIEGTSNEYVIEGRCARISVEGTDNTVSVNSVDQVTVEGTDNKMRVNTLGQVTVEGTSNEVIWKRTVGSARKPKVSTEGVDNKVYQAR; from the coding sequence ATGGTGAAGAGCATTCGGACGGCGGCGTTCCTCGTGGTGGTGGGCCTTGGCGCGACGGCGGGTGCGCAGGGCGGCATCCAGGTGGGGAGCAATGGCGAGGTCAAGGTCGGCACGGGCAGCAGCGGGGTGCAGGTGGGCCCCGGGGGCGATGTCTCCGTGCGCTCGCCCGGCGCCCAGATCGAGGTCGACGCGCCCCGCGAGTCCTCGCGCCGGGGTGAAGGCACGTCGCGGAAGACGGGCGCCCAGGTCCACTTGTCCGGCACGGGGCAGAAGCAGAACGTCACGTGCGAGGACGGCGGCGAGGTGAAGATCGAGGGCACCTCGAACGAGTACGTCATCGAGGGCCGGTGCGCGCGCATCTCCGTGGAGGGCACGGACAACACGGTCAGCGTGAACTCCGTGGACCAGGTGACGGTGGAGGGCACGGACAACAAGATGCGCGTGAACACCCTGGGCCAGGTGACGGTGGAAGGCACGAGCAACGAGGTCATCTGGAAGCGCACGGTGGGCTCGGCCCGCAAGCCCAAGGTCTCCACCGAAGGCGTGGACAACAAGGTGTATCAGGCACGGTAA
- a CDS encoding SDR family oxidoreductase, producing MSDIDGKVIIITGASSGIGEAAAQLLARRGARVVLGARRLDRLEALAGRISQAGGDCAFAVTDVTRRADVAALVNLARERHGRLDVLINNAGLGLISGFDERRVEDWEAMIDVNLKGVLYGIAEALPLFRAQGFGHFINTLSTAGLRIVPRQGVYAATKNAVRTLTEALRQEAGDKLRVTNISPGFVRTEFADSMTDPTQKAAVLEKMERIAISPEAIARAMAFAIEQPPEVDVGDIVVRPTAQD from the coding sequence ATGTCCGACATCGACGGCAAGGTCATCATCATCACGGGGGCAAGCAGCGGGATTGGCGAGGCCGCGGCCCAGCTACTCGCCCGCCGGGGCGCCCGGGTCGTCCTCGGCGCGCGCCGCCTGGATCGTCTCGAGGCGCTCGCCGGGCGGATCTCCCAGGCGGGAGGCGATTGCGCCTTCGCCGTCACGGACGTCACGCGGCGCGCCGACGTCGCGGCCCTGGTGAACCTGGCCCGCGAGCGCCATGGCCGCCTGGACGTGCTCATCAACAACGCGGGCCTCGGGCTCATCTCCGGCTTCGACGAGCGGCGCGTCGAGGACTGGGAGGCGATGATCGACGTCAACCTCAAGGGCGTCCTCTACGGCATCGCCGAGGCCCTGCCCCTCTTCCGCGCGCAGGGCTTCGGGCACTTCATCAACACGCTGTCCACGGCGGGCCTGCGGATCGTCCCGCGCCAGGGGGTGTACGCGGCCACGAAGAACGCCGTGCGCACCCTCACCGAGGCGCTGCGTCAGGAGGCCGGTGACAAGCTCCGGGTCACGAACATCTCCCCGGGCTTCGTGCGGACGGAGTTCGCGGACTCGATGACGGACCCCACCCAGAAGGCCGCGGTCCTCGAGAAGATGGAGCGCATCGCCATCTCCCCAGAGGCCATCGCCCGCGCCATGGCCTTCGCGATCGAACAGCCGCCCGAGGTGGACGTGGGCGACATCGTCGTGCGGCCCACGGCCCAGGACTGA
- a CDS encoding IS3 family transposase — protein sequence MSRQCAHGRASRPEGLNARIRRFERALRRKDKALREARALVALSRKARGLAVGGRGRLHSPEDRSRVHELLQQAMAEGARQSAACHLLGVSPRTVQRWRKPALARDGRPEVTRVPTNRIDAKERRFILSVLHSARSQGLSPWQIVPRLADANIYLASESTLYRLLRAQRSTPRPLVRRPVDSRAASAPNQLWSWDITYLRGPERGTFLYLYLVMDVFSRRIMGWRIHTEESSERAAALIREVCARNMVDARKLLLRTDNGRPMRGVTMAKTLRRLGIIPSFSRPGVSNDNAFVESLFRTLKSRPDFPNERFPSPQGARAWMGRFVAWYNREHLHSRLGYVTPDDRYFGRDAEVLARRARLYERARSRRPGRWSRAPRRWEPARFPQVPVKTSPSLVEPRACHLDAWRPRGWARSPPLRTGPPSRGRQLT from the coding sequence ATGTCGAGACAGTGCGCGCACGGGAGGGCTTCGCGTCCAGAAGGCCTGAATGCGCGGATCAGGCGATTCGAACGGGCCTTGCGCCGCAAGGACAAGGCCCTCCGGGAAGCGCGGGCCTTGGTGGCCCTGTCCCGGAAGGCCCGAGGACTCGCGGTCGGGGGGCGTGGCCGACTGCATTCTCCCGAGGACCGGAGCCGGGTTCATGAACTCCTCCAGCAAGCCATGGCGGAAGGGGCCCGACAGAGCGCCGCCTGTCATCTGCTGGGCGTCTCTCCGCGCACCGTCCAACGCTGGCGCAAGCCAGCCCTCGCCCGGGACGGACGGCCCGAGGTCACCCGGGTGCCCACGAATCGGATCGATGCGAAGGAGCGCCGGTTCATCTTGAGCGTGCTCCACTCCGCCCGGTCACAAGGACTCTCTCCCTGGCAGATCGTGCCCAGGCTCGCGGATGCGAACATCTACCTGGCCTCGGAGTCCACCCTGTACCGGCTCCTGCGCGCTCAGCGCTCCACCCCCAGGCCGCTCGTCCGTCGGCCGGTGGATTCCCGGGCGGCCTCGGCCCCCAATCAGCTCTGGAGCTGGGACATCACCTACCTGCGGGGCCCGGAGCGCGGCACCTTCCTCTATTTGTATCTGGTGATGGATGTCTTCAGTCGACGCATCATGGGGTGGAGGATCCACACCGAGGAGAGCTCCGAGCGGGCCGCCGCGCTCATCCGCGAGGTGTGCGCGCGGAACATGGTCGATGCCAGGAAGCTCCTGCTGCGCACCGACAACGGGCGGCCCATGCGCGGTGTCACCATGGCGAAGACACTGCGACGCCTGGGCATCATCCCCTCGTTCAGCCGCCCGGGGGTGAGCAACGACAACGCCTTCGTGGAGTCGCTCTTCCGCACCCTCAAGAGCCGTCCGGATTTCCCGAACGAGCGATTCCCGTCCCCCCAGGGCGCGCGCGCCTGGATGGGCCGATTCGTGGCCTGGTACAACCGGGAGCACCTGCACAGCCGCCTGGGCTACGTCACACCGGATGACCGGTACTTTGGCCGGGACGCGGAAGTGCTCGCGCGGCGCGCCCGGCTGTACGAGCGGGCCAGGTCCAGGAGACCCGGGCGATGGTCTCGCGCCCCACGGCGCTGGGAACCCGCGCGCTTTCCCCAGGTCCCCGTGAAGACGTCCCCGTCCCTCGTCGAACCACGCGCCTGCCACCTGGACGCCTGGCGGCCCCGGGGCTGGGCTCGTTCCCCGCCCCTCCGGACAGGTCCACCTTCCCGCGGGCGACAACTGACTTGA
- a CDS encoding phage tail protein: protein MPFAPLLSGFTPFGTNAVAATALRLSGKRLDPYPGFNFLVEIDGLLTGGFQSVKGLEAQVSYQRQKEGGSPFEYPLVEHVTYPPLILSHGVTDVDALWEWFDEAQAGLRISPRTVSVVMLDAQHAPITWWYCVDAVPTRWVGPTLDASGDAVAIEQLELEHQGLRKGALSPLLSRARAVGQLAR, encoded by the coding sequence ATGCCCTTCGCTCCGCTCCTGTCTGGATTCACTCCCTTTGGCACAAACGCCGTGGCGGCCACGGCCCTGCGGCTGTCTGGAAAGCGATTGGACCCCTATCCGGGGTTCAACTTCCTCGTGGAGATCGATGGGTTGCTGACGGGAGGGTTCCAGAGCGTCAAGGGCTTGGAGGCTCAGGTTTCCTACCAGCGCCAGAAAGAAGGGGGCAGTCCGTTCGAGTATCCGCTCGTCGAGCACGTCACGTATCCCCCGCTGATCCTGTCCCATGGCGTGACGGACGTCGACGCGCTCTGGGAGTGGTTCGACGAAGCCCAGGCGGGCCTGCGCATCAGCCCGAGGACCGTCTCCGTGGTGATGCTCGATGCACAGCATGCGCCCATCACGTGGTGGTATTGCGTGGACGCCGTTCCGACGCGATGGGTCGGCCCCACCCTCGATGCGAGCGGCGATGCGGTGGCCATCGAACAGCTCGAGTTGGAGCATCAAGGCCTCAGGAAGGGCGCGTTGTCTCCCCTGCTGTCGCGGGCCCGCGCCGTCGGGCAGCTCGCCCGATAG
- a CDS encoding DUF6760 family protein, with protein sequence MSYPSERLSEEVAFLSYYLHWPRDQVMALSHAERQHWVAEVSRLHERLNEASSRGR encoded by the coding sequence CTGAGCTACCCCTCGGAGCGGCTGTCCGAGGAGGTAGCGTTCCTCTCGTATTACCTGCACTGGCCCCGTGACCAGGTGATGGCGCTCTCCCATGCCGAGCGTCAGCACTGGGTGGCGGAAGTCTCCCGCCTCCATGAACGTCTGAACGAGGCCTCCTCGCGAGGCCGCTAG
- a CDS encoding phage tail sheath family protein produces MSSTSVPGVSITQVGLESPPQEFSGVPAILGCAENDSARPTPRLLTRPERFTTARGASGPGTALEIAVRGFFENGGRQCWVVPLGQKHTLSAGLAALRDEDAFDLICAPSLPPVDERKGLPAAQHQLLRFCIDRGNCLALLDFPSLGGKSLEQRLLGLRALPFQDTRDTHLGALYFPRIRVAGTPEFFSPCGHIAGLYARTDARHGFSKAPANEVLEGVVDLEDHPMDPAWLHEQGINALRALPGRGIRVMGARTLSPQEAWRSVGVSRLFLLLRRQLMRQLSWATFEPNDWRLWLRVHREVGAVLEVLFQRGALRGASPQDAFYVKCDAENNPTEVRERGELVLELGLAPSTPREFIVLQLVQRAGGQLDTSVA; encoded by the coding sequence ATGAGTTCAACATCCGTTCCCGGCGTCTCCATCACCCAGGTGGGACTCGAGTCCCCGCCCCAGGAGTTCTCGGGTGTGCCCGCCATTCTTGGATGCGCTGAGAACGACAGCGCCAGACCTACCCCGCGGCTGCTCACGCGTCCGGAGCGGTTCACGACGGCGCGGGGGGCCTCGGGTCCGGGGACGGCCCTGGAGATCGCGGTGCGCGGCTTCTTCGAGAACGGCGGGCGGCAGTGCTGGGTGGTGCCCCTGGGCCAAAAGCACACGCTTTCCGCGGGACTGGCCGCGTTGAGGGACGAAGATGCCTTCGACCTGATCTGCGCTCCGAGCCTCCCGCCAGTCGATGAGCGCAAAGGCCTGCCGGCCGCCCAACACCAGTTGCTCCGGTTCTGCATCGACCGGGGCAATTGTCTCGCCCTGTTGGACTTCCCCTCGCTCGGAGGCAAGTCCCTGGAGCAGCGGTTGCTCGGTCTTCGAGCGCTGCCTTTCCAGGACACGCGGGACACCCACCTGGGAGCCCTCTATTTCCCCAGGATCCGCGTGGCGGGCACCCCGGAGTTCTTTTCCCCCTGTGGCCACATCGCCGGGCTCTATGCCCGTACGGACGCACGCCACGGCTTCTCCAAGGCCCCCGCCAACGAAGTGCTCGAGGGCGTGGTGGACCTGGAGGACCACCCAATGGACCCCGCGTGGCTTCATGAACAGGGCATCAATGCCCTGCGGGCGCTTCCAGGCCGTGGCATTCGCGTGATGGGGGCCCGTACCCTCTCGCCGCAGGAGGCCTGGCGTTCCGTGGGTGTGTCGCGTCTGTTCCTCTTGCTGCGCCGTCAATTGATGCGCCAGCTCTCCTGGGCCACCTTCGAGCCCAATGACTGGCGGTTGTGGTTGCGAGTGCACCGGGAGGTGGGCGCGGTCCTGGAGGTGCTCTTCCAGAGAGGAGCCCTCCGGGGCGCTTCACCCCAGGATGCCTTCTACGTGAAGTGCGATGCCGAGAACAACCCGACGGAGGTGCGTGAGCGGGGCGAGCTCGTTCTCGAGTTGGGTCTGGCGCCCTCCACGCCTCGCGAATTCATCGTCCTCCAGCTCGTCCAGCGCGCGGGCGGACAGCTCGACACCTCCGTGGCCTGA
- a CDS encoding copper homeostasis protein CutC, translating into MPRALLEVCAFNLQSCLIAERAGAFRVELCDNPMEGGTTPSHGTLKRTRERVSLKLYAILRPRAGNYLYDDDELAILREDIRVCRELGCDGISIGAQLRDGRIDTERMKRFVEWAGPMGVTCNRAFDATPDMFQALEDLIAAGCERILTSGQASGAPEAGKVLGELVKAAGERIIIMPGAGIRADNLGRLMEESGAREYHGSFRRPTANAMTHANPNVLDFGNVYLPDEQELASVLAQMA; encoded by the coding sequence ATGCCCCGAGCCCTGCTGGAAGTCTGCGCCTTCAATCTTCAATCCTGTCTCATCGCGGAGCGCGCGGGTGCCTTCCGCGTCGAGCTGTGCGACAACCCCATGGAGGGCGGCACCACGCCGAGTCACGGCACCCTCAAGCGGACCCGGGAGCGGGTCTCCCTCAAGCTGTACGCCATCCTGCGGCCCCGGGCCGGCAACTACCTCTACGACGACGACGAGCTGGCCATCCTCCGCGAGGACATCCGTGTCTGCCGGGAACTCGGCTGTGATGGCATCTCCATCGGCGCCCAGCTGAGAGACGGTCGCATCGACACCGAGCGCATGAAGCGCTTCGTCGAGTGGGCGGGCCCCATGGGCGTGACGTGCAACCGGGCCTTCGACGCGACGCCGGACATGTTCCAGGCCCTGGAGGACCTCATCGCGGCGGGGTGCGAGCGCATCCTCACCTCGGGCCAGGCGAGCGGCGCGCCCGAGGCGGGCAAGGTCCTGGGCGAGCTGGTGAAGGCCGCAGGAGAGCGCATCATCATCATGCCCGGGGCGGGCATCCGGGCCGACAACCTCGGCCGGCTGATGGAGGAGTCCGGCGCCCGCGAGTACCACGGCTCCTTCCGCCGACCCACGGCCAACGCCATGACGCACGCCAACCCCAACGTCCTCGACTTCGGCAACGTCTACCTGCCGGATGAACAGGAATTGGCGAGCGTCCTGGCCCAGATGGCGTAG
- a CDS encoding phage tail protein, whose amino-acid sequence MDKTLSSGDLLATYNFKVELGGITRAGFKECSGLESTIGAVKYREGTDPTLAQRQLPGLQSVSNIVLKRGISQDNALWEWHKQAIEGKVTRRDISIVLRDDQGNDKIWWNVKNCWPTKWSGPTLDATSESTAIETLELAHEGISVQSWK is encoded by the coding sequence ATGGACAAGACCCTGAGCAGCGGAGATCTGCTCGCGACCTATAACTTCAAGGTGGAATTGGGTGGCATCACCCGCGCCGGCTTCAAGGAATGCTCGGGCCTGGAAAGCACCATCGGTGCCGTCAAGTACCGCGAGGGCACCGACCCGACGCTGGCCCAGCGACAGCTCCCCGGCCTGCAGTCCGTGAGCAACATCGTCCTCAAGCGCGGCATCTCCCAGGACAACGCGCTCTGGGAGTGGCACAAGCAGGCCATCGAGGGCAAGGTGACCCGCAGGGACATCTCCATCGTGCTCCGGGACGACCAGGGCAACGACAAGATCTGGTGGAACGTCAAGAATTGCTGGCCCACCAAGTGGTCCGGCCCCACCCTGGACGCCACCTCCGAGAGCACCGCCATCGAGACGCTGGAGCTCGCCCACGAGGGCATCTCCGTGCAGAGCTGGAAGTAG
- a CDS encoding class I SAM-dependent methyltransferase, translated as MAEQYDHIGDKYEQFKNTAPLPIPEQHTFLQLLGALRGQRVLDLACGAGHYSRLLKQRGAAEVLGVDISPEMVAVARRREQEHPLGVRYQVSDATHLPELGTFDVVTAVYLLNYARTREDLLSMCRSVHRNLADGGRFLAFTIDPSFDLHKSSWVKYGLEVTSERFEAGRHVVQAVFLTEPPAPFEYLRWPAATYEAVMAEAGFKDVRWHPFEVPAEALARFGADFWKDYQDNPLLVVLSGRK; from the coding sequence ATGGCGGAGCAATACGATCACATCGGCGACAAGTACGAGCAATTCAAGAACACCGCCCCCCTGCCCATTCCCGAGCAGCACACGTTCCTTCAACTGCTGGGGGCGTTGCGCGGCCAGCGGGTGCTGGACCTGGCGTGCGGCGCGGGACACTACTCGCGCCTGCTCAAGCAGCGGGGCGCCGCCGAGGTGCTGGGGGTGGACATCTCCCCGGAGATGGTGGCCGTGGCCCGGCGGCGCGAACAGGAGCACCCCCTGGGCGTGCGCTACCAGGTCAGCGACGCCACGCACCTGCCCGAATTGGGCACGTTCGACGTGGTGACGGCCGTCTACCTGCTCAACTACGCGCGGACCCGGGAGGATTTGCTGAGCATGTGCCGGAGCGTGCACCGCAACCTCGCGGACGGCGGGCGCTTCCTCGCCTTCACCATCGACCCGAGCTTCGACCTGCACAAGTCGAGCTGGGTGAAGTACGGCCTCGAGGTGACGAGCGAGCGGTTCGAGGCGGGCCGCCACGTGGTCCAGGCCGTCTTCCTCACCGAGCCGCCCGCGCCCTTCGAGTACCTGCGCTGGCCCGCCGCCACCTACGAGGCGGTCATGGCGGAGGCCGGCTTCAAGGACGTGCGCTGGCACCCCTTCGAGGTGCCCGCCGAGGCCCTGGCGCGCTTTGGCGCGGACTTCTGGAAGGACTACCAGGACAACCCCCTGCTCGTGGTGCTCAGCGGTCGCAAGTAG
- a CDS encoding methyltransferase, with translation MEALTALLRPWSGLWSRSILQNWPESAAAYPDAWLSYAESLDEAGERALDEGVPPGDPPESLRTLLDGLQALTALPWHEGVQPLTVTETQGLNAKKRHEVERVLALLGPRTRGIREAVDIGGGMGHLARLCVKHFDWIFHSIDRDAALQDKGRDWLRRARTPAREPPRFIHASVEDGPQPGIDPLFSGRERASLGLHTCGPLALAQIRKSQEAGFLLNFGCCYDTMEVARDLPVSRVGKAHALPFTQHALFLATRSRHHKSEAEFALMKRVYAHRFAFELLARRTFPERGFVRAGDAPKALYTAPFAVYARDRLERLGLDARMTAPELEAFAAFVRPETRRIFLCHLLRDRFARALEVVILLDRALLLEELGFRVEVLQVFDPSLSPRNVALIASRAS, from the coding sequence TTGGAAGCGCTCACGGCGCTCTTGCGGCCCTGGTCCGGGCTCTGGTCCCGCTCCATCCTCCAAAACTGGCCGGAGTCCGCGGCGGCCTATCCCGACGCGTGGCTGTCCTATGCGGAGTCCCTCGACGAGGCGGGAGAGCGGGCACTGGACGAGGGCGTGCCGCCCGGGGACCCGCCCGAGTCCCTGCGGACGCTCCTGGACGGGCTTCAGGCGCTCACGGCGCTGCCCTGGCATGAGGGCGTCCAGCCGCTGACGGTGACGGAGACCCAGGGGCTCAACGCCAAGAAGCGTCACGAGGTCGAGCGGGTGCTCGCGCTGCTCGGACCGCGCACGCGGGGCATCCGCGAGGCGGTCGACATCGGGGGGGGCATGGGGCACCTGGCCCGGCTCTGTGTGAAGCACTTCGACTGGATCTTCCACAGCATCGATCGCGACGCGGCCTTGCAGGACAAGGGGCGCGACTGGCTGAGACGGGCGCGGACCCCGGCGCGCGAGCCCCCGCGCTTCATCCACGCGTCGGTCGAGGACGGACCCCAGCCCGGGATTGATCCGTTGTTTTCCGGCCGGGAGCGGGCGTCACTGGGGCTGCACACGTGTGGACCGCTCGCGCTCGCGCAGATCCGCAAGAGCCAGGAGGCGGGCTTCCTCCTGAACTTCGGGTGCTGCTACGACACGATGGAGGTCGCGCGGGACCTTCCTGTCTCCCGCGTCGGCAAGGCCCACGCGCTGCCCTTCACGCAGCACGCCCTGTTCCTGGCGACGCGCAGCCGACACCACAAGAGCGAAGCGGAGTTCGCGCTGATGAAGCGGGTGTACGCGCACCGCTTCGCCTTCGAGCTCCTGGCGCGGCGGACCTTCCCCGAGCGCGGTTTCGTGCGGGCGGGAGATGCGCCCAAGGCGCTCTACACCGCGCCCTTCGCCGTCTACGCGCGCGACCGGCTGGAGCGGCTGGGATTGGACGCCCGCATGACGGCGCCCGAGCTGGAGGCCTTCGCGGCCTTCGTCCGTCCCGAGACGCGGCGCATCTTCCTCTGTCACCTGTTGAGGGATCGCTTCGCGCGGGCCCTGGAGGTCGTGATCCTGCTGGACCGCGCGCTCCTCCTGGAGGAG